DNA sequence from the Sphingobacteriales bacterium genome:
GCTGTTTCAGCGTCGGTAATGCGTCGAAAGTTAGTCGTAATGGCTCGCTGCAATCAGTTAGGTGATTAAATAATCAGGTCTTTATGCTGAGACTCAAATGGACGAAGTATTGTTACATATTTTTCCCATTCCTGATGTCACACCGAACGTAGTGAGGTGTCTTTCGAATGGCGAAGGATAAATGAAATGGATAGCAGAAACGTATATGCGGTGTGCTCAAAGGTTGTCTCCCTGCGGTCGACAGGACGGGTTTGTTTTTTTCTTTCATGTTCCATTGAACATAGTAAGGTGTCTTTTAGCTTACAAGGAATAAACGAAATGAACAAAAAAACAGGAAAGCGGGACACTTCACTGATTTGTGGTCGCAGCGGGACGCTACAACCAGTTTGGGGGTAGTAATTACAAATTAAATTCTAAAAACTTTCCTGGCATTTCAATAATAATTTTTTTGTCGCTTGAAAATACATTCCGTATTGTTCTGTTAAATAGTAAAATGTCCACAATGTCTCCGTTAGTGTCATAGAACACAAGGCTTTGGTCAGTGAATAATAAGATATGATTATCCAAGTATTTTATTTTTGATCTAGTCGATCTATTAAACTCAGTTTTTACTATAGTTTTAATGTGTTTATTTTTTTTAAATAAATGAATAAATAATCCCTCGCAAATAACTAAAGTCTCATTTACCATTGCAATGCTATCGAAACTATAAAAATATTTATTATTAGATGCAAAATCTATTGTGATAATAATATTCCCAGATGTTGTCAGTACATAAACATTTCCAGACTTACATGCTAAATATATGAAATTATGCTTGTCAATGAAAGACGCACAAACTTCATTAGGCTCATATGGGGTAAAAATATCATTCATTGTAAATTGCATAATTACACGTCCAGGAAATGTAGAATTATTATTTTTTATAGCTGTCGAAATCAATCGCATCCAAGTAGTCTTTTGCTGCGTTTAATTTTTTTCATTTTTTCTTCTGATTCAATTATGTTTTCAGGATTTTTGTCGGGATGATAAATTTGAGCTAGTGTTTTGTAGGCAGTTTGACCTCTTCTTTTCTGGAATCTCTTCAATCCCTAAAGTCTTTAAATGGCTTTCAGTTTTCAGGATCAAGATTATTACTTCCTTCTTTAAATTTACCTTCTGTGGAATTACTTGGTAACACCCAAATTGATTTTTCTCTAAATGACAGGTCAAATAAATACACTTCTTCATTTTCTGTAAGTAAAATAGTGTCTGCATTTTTTGAAATATCAATAGAATTGTTCCAGTTTCTGTCTGATTGAAAAATACTTGTAGCGTTATATGAACTAAATTCAAACAGGTCGTCATTTAGCAAAATAGCATTTTTGCTTTTTGTCCTTACAATAAATAAATTTGAAAAAGGGTCTTTAACTATTCTATATAAATCAATGTCGACGGACTTCATGTCACTTTTAGGACGAAGAATTAAGTCATCTTTATAAAAGTCGAATAGACTGTTTATTGGGCAAATTCGATTGGTTTTTTTATACAAATCAATAACAGAATAACCCTCATATTTGTTTGCATTGAAACCTCTCGGAATTTCTATGATTTGATTTGTTGTTAATTTGCCGAAGGCGGATTTATAAAAATCTTCTGAAGTAGTCACTTCATACTTTTTAGGAACAATTGGTTTTTTTGGATTTAGTTTATTATGAGATTTTATTATTTTGTTGTAACTATTAATTTCTGAAGAGGTTATTGTAGAGGAACATTCAAACATTTCTTCATAAACTAATATTGCCTTTTTATAATTGAGCTTTTTTAAATAAGAATCAATTTCTGGCACAAAAACACTTTTTACAGCAGAATGGATAGAGTTATCAATACAAAAGACATTTTTGTAGGATTTGGCTTTTTCTTTTTTCTCATCTTTTTTAAGGATATTAAAATTGTAAGAGCTGTC
Encoded proteins:
- a CDS encoding DnaJ domain-containing protein, coding for MKRFQKRRGQTAYKTLAQIYHPDKNPENIIESEEKMKKIKRSKRLLGCD